The region TGGTTGTATAATGGATGACATTGCTGTAGAAGACCACCTACTCAGGAAGAAATGCCAAAATGTGGAATATATTGGGTATATTTCTGTGAAAGTCAAAGCCTCTGTTGATAGTGATGAAGACACATCTTGGCCATTCCATTATTTAAAACTAAGTAAAATAATGAAGCCTTTCATATCCTCCCATAATTATACAGTGGACAAAACagtaggaacaccttcctaatattgaattgcacccttttgccctcagaatagcctcaattcaATGAGGAATGGACTCTCCAAGGcattgaaagcgttccacagggatgctggcctatgttgactccaatgcttcccacagttgtgtcatgttggctggatatcctttgggaggtggaccattcttgatacacacaggaaactgttgagcgtgaaataccaagcagcgctgcagttcttgacactcaaaccggtgcgtctGTCACATACTACCATACTCGTTTCAAAGGCACTCCACAatccatgtctcctccccttcatctacactgattggagtggatttaacaggtgacatcaataagggatcatagctttcccctGGATTCACCGGGTCAGtcggtcatggaaagagcatgttttgtacacttcgTGAATACAATAGTAGTCTTGTTAGTGTTGCTGGTGGTGGTAGAAGTAacagtagaagtagcagtagcGTTTGTATCCTGCGTCTGCAATGCTTAGAGGGAGAAAAGAGCAGCTATGTGAGATAATGATTGACGCTTTAGCATATATGTCATTCCCCTTTTACGGAGGATGAGTCAACAAGGTTATATCAGAGCAATGTAACCTGCTCTGCTCAGGCAGTGGAGAAGTATTAGGAGCATCGGTCACCGCAAATCAAttgaaatggacaaaaaatgaTCTCAAACGGCAGTATCTGAAACGATCCGAAAGCTCTGACTTAATAACAGGGTTGATATACTACATTGTGAACATTCCGCACCACTgtgacatttacatttgagtcatttagcagacactcttatctacAGCGACGTGCCTTGTTCAAGGACACGTCGGCAGAtatttcaccttgtcagctgcagggattcgaaccagcgaccgtaaggttactggcccaacgtccTTAACCACTAAGCGTACCTGCCGCGGTTATGTTAATACACCATCAGTGCTGCAGGATAAGAGTGCGATGGAACCATCAAGCAGGATCCCCCATTTTGGCACGAGCACTCTGCCAAACAGATTGCACTTGGAAGCAATATGAAGCACACCGAGCAAACAGTGTGAATGATCTATTTGTCTGGAGATATATGGACCAGGTTCATTGTGTATATTACAAGGGCCGCAGGGGACGTTTTATTTCCGAGGTTTCTCGCTCTTTTTTCTTTCGTTCAGAATGCACCGTTTTCCCAGTAATTGTTTTATGACCGCTTACGAGCACAGTAACTGCTTGGTGATGAGTTGGCCTTTGCTTACGTGCATGAGAAGGCATTATAAGGCTTCACTGGCCTCCAATGGCTCTGTGTAGTCGCTTCGCCACAAGCTACACACATTTGATTCTGAAAATAGATGTGGGGCGGATTTTCCACTATCCTCACCCTGTTGTCATCCATTGTATAATACACCCAGTCACCTTTCAATAGTATATATATTTCATTTTATATTGTGtttttgaacccccccccccccccacccacataAAGCATTTAGTGATAAAGCATTCGGTCTTCGATCAGTGTACTTTTTTTTCTTCCACCAATGCAGTGCAGAGCTGTCATCCAACAGTGAGGCCTGTCATACCGCACAATACACTCAACCTACAGTATCAAGCTCGTTCGGTATCTAGGGAGAATCAATGAAAGAGCACCGCTTCGTGTGATGATCACACGTTGCTGTGTGAGAGATTTCGAAGAAGAAAATTGCATGGGTGAGAAAATACATGTTTGCTCATTTGAGGGTGAAAAAAAGTATTTTATTGACGCTTCCTGTTCTTTAGTTAAAAACATGGGTCAAATCCATTCTAGGGCCATGCCCAAGTGTATTATTTAAACAGATGAAGTTTTCTACAGTACCTTATATATGAGGTATTGTGCACATGTAAACAACATTCCAATGATCTCTAGGCCATGCATGTTTAAAGAATATGAATTCCTCACATTGCTTCCAAGTTAACTGTATGCTCCCTTCATGCATTTGATACATTAATAAAGGcaattgtattttattgcatTCAATGCATAATTCATTTTGAAGTTCATTGTGTATTCAGTTTCAAGTTCATTTCTATACTGTGAGAATTGCATTGACCTTATAATCCAGGATTAAAAGTGTATGCACAGTTCAGAAGGTCATTATTTCTATAATTGGTGACCATGAAGGGACTGATAATCTAATCAAAGTAAAGATACttatagaaaaaatatataaacaaatACTTGTGATTATTGATTTAACCTATGATTTTATGTTCTTTTCCAATTCCATTACATTTTGGTaacatctctcttccctccctccctccctccctccccctccctccctccctccctccctccctccctccctccctccctccctccctccctccctccctccctccctccctccctccctccctccctccctccctccctctgtgttgCAGATACAACGGAGAGAAAATGCTACCCTGCATCGTTTTCCTTTGCTCATTTTTCACTGCTGCGTGTTTCCAAGACATCCAGCCCTCCAAGGCATTTCTGGCTGAATCCTGTGACTCATTGTGTACTTGTGAAGAAAAAGATGGCATCCTGTATCTTAACTGTGAGGAGAGAAATATCAGCAAGATCTCCCAAATCAAAGTGCCATCAGCTCTACCTTTCCACCTCAATCTGTACAAAAATGACTTGGTGGAGTTGCAGGCAGAAGACTTGGAAGATTTAAAGAATGCCGTTTCACTTCATCTCGGGGCTAATAGCATACAAGAGCTTGAACCTGGCGTCTTTAGTGCACTGGGCTCCTTGAAGAAGCTCCACATCAACAGTAATTTCCTGGTCATGTTGAAGGAAGACACTTTTCACGGCTTGGTAAATTTGGAGTTTCTCCAGGCGGACACAAACTTCATCCGCGTGGTTGAGCCGGGGGCATTCAGCAAACTCATCCGCCTCAAAGTTCTGATCCTCAACGACAACGCCATTGAGTTTCTTCCCAGCAATATTTTCCGGTTTGTTCCACTCACCCACTTGGACCTGCGGGGGAACCAGTTACAAACCCTGCCTTACGTTGGCTTCCTGGAGCACATTGGGCGGATCATGGAGCTTCTTCTGGAGGACAATGACTGGATGTGCGATTGTGAGATCCTTCACCTGAAGATCTGGATGGAGAACATGCGGGCCCAGTCGGCCATTGGGGAGGTGGTCTGCAGCAGCCCCCATCACCTCAGGGGCACCATCCTGGCCAAAATCAAACGGGATGTTCTCTGCCCTTCTCACGCCGATATCAACTTAGAGGAGCCTTCCAAGTCATTGGACATGGTGGTCACTCCGTCTTCCAAAGTGGCAGAGATTCCAAAGTTGGAGGCCGCCAAGGACGACGCAAAGGTTCCGACACCTGCTTATGTTCCAGCGAGTCCTTGTGTGGAGCACTGTTCTTGTCACAATCACCCGGTGGCTGGGTTTTTAATGCATTGTCAGGACAGAGGAATTCAACGGATTTCAGATATTGGAATACTTGAGCAAAGCCCCACCAAGCTGGTGCTTACAGGAAATATGATTCAGAGACTATTGAAATATGACTTTGTCACATATGACGGTTTGGAGTTATTGAATTTAGCCAACAATCGAATCGATTACATTGACAATGAAACTTTTCTCAGCTTAAGCAATTTGAAAAAACTTTATCTCAACGGCAACAGAATTGAAACCCTTTCCGCGACCATGTTCATTGGACTCCACAACCTTGAATACCTATATTTGGAATATAACATTATCAAAGAAATTGTTCCAGGAGCTTTTAATCCTTTGTCTAATCTGAAACTCTTGTCTTTGAATAACAATCTGCTGACTAGTCTGCCATTGCAGATATTTCGCAATGTGCCCCTCACCAAACTGAACCTGAGAAAAAATCTGCTCATGCACCTGCCTGTTAGCAACGTGCTGGACCAGCTTGACTCTTTAGAGCAGATTTATTTAGAGGACAACCCCTGGGACTGCAGCTGTGACTTAGTCAGTCTCAAACAGTGGGTTGAGAAGCTGAGGAAGGACACAGTCATAGGTTCCATTTTGTGTCACACACCGAGAAAAGTGGCGAAGGCTGAGCTGAGAGCCCTCAGAAATGAGTTGCTGTGCCCCGGCCTAGTGACCTACTCCTTGCCCACGGACGAGGACGAGAGCGTGACAACCACAGTGGCGACTGACGGCGCTAGGAGCGGTTTCTTCAGCTCCATCACAGACTCAGTTCCACTCTCCGTTCTGATCCTTAGCTTGCTCGTCATCTTCCTCATGGTCATCTTCTGTTCGGCGGGGATCGTGGTTTTCCTAGTGCACAGACGGCGAAGGAGGGTGAAGAAGAAACAGGCGGAGGAGCAGCCGCGGGAGAGCAGCAGCCCCATCCACCTGCAATACAGCATGTACGGCCAGAAAACCACCCACCACACACTGGCGCAGAGGACCGGAAGCACCGTATACGACGAGCGCTCACACAGTCCCATTGTCCAGATCTGCCGCAACCCCACCTACTGCACTCAGCATAAAGAATATGAGACCGACCTCAATGAACTGGACGA is a window of Oncorhynchus masou masou isolate Uvic2021 chromosome 7, UVic_Omas_1.1, whole genome shotgun sequence DNA encoding:
- the LOC135543488 gene encoding SLIT and NTRK-like protein 6 yields the protein MPRILTSPHGSTSLSQASFGLATVFLTLHNGYNGEKMLPCIVFLCSFFTAACFQDIQPSKAFLAESCDSLCTCEEKDGILYLNCEERNISKISQIKVPSALPFHLNLYKNDLVELQAEDLEDLKNAVSLHLGANSIQELEPGVFSALGSLKKLHINSNFLVMLKEDTFHGLVNLEFLQADTNFIRVVEPGAFSKLIRLKVLILNDNAIEFLPSNIFRFVPLTHLDLRGNQLQTLPYVGFLEHIGRIMELLLEDNDWMCDCEILHLKIWMENMRAQSAIGEVVCSSPHHLRGTILAKIKRDVLCPSHADINLEEPSKSLDMVVTPSSKVAEIPKLEAAKDDAKVPTPAYVPASPCVEHCSCHNHPVAGFLMHCQDRGIQRISDIGILEQSPTKLVLTGNMIQRLLKYDFVTYDGLELLNLANNRIDYIDNETFLSLSNLKKLYLNGNRIETLSATMFIGLHNLEYLYLEYNIIKEIVPGAFNPLSNLKLLSLNNNLLTSLPLQIFRNVPLTKLNLRKNLLMHLPVSNVLDQLDSLEQIYLEDNPWDCSCDLVSLKQWVEKLRKDTVIGSILCHTPRKVAKAELRALRNELLCPGLVTYSLPTDEDESVTTTVATDGARSGFFSSITDSVPLSVLILSLLVIFLMVIFCSAGIVVFLVHRRRRRVKKKQAEEQPRESSSPIHLQYSMYGQKTTHHTLAQRTGSTVYDERSHSPIVQICRNPTYCTQHKEYETDLNELDEPKHICRSIMETENTSPLTGSNLKFRAVTSECPTEFVTLGDASSLYKNILERERIRELQQLGITEYLRKNMSQLQPTVEVPVPGSGHHEELKLMETIMLSRPRKVMVEQTKNEYFELKANLHTEPDYLEVLEHQTAFT